In Sphingomonas sp. PAMC26645, one DNA window encodes the following:
- a CDS encoding alkaline phosphatase D family protein: protein MPQFDRRNLVKAGFSLALLGSAPRLLARATFTRDPFTLGVASGDPLPDGFVIWTRLAPEPQTPDGGMPAHDVAVRWEVAEDPGFQKIVRAGPAMAEAALAHSVHVEIDGLRPHRPYWYRFLVTGAGSSPIGTARTAPAAGASLDRLRLAMLGCQDFETGFFTAYAHVAREPDLDAVFHYGDYIYEMAPRTEPSPRKHLGVETYTLDQYRRRYAQYKADPDLQAAHAAVAFIMSFDDHEIDDNWAGEFDKDGNRPDVFALRKAAAMQAWYEHVPVRRAQRPGAGVAYRRLDYGNLVRMHVLDTRSFRSDQLCERPGIDRAELDACIPVDRRERTMMGAAQESWLDRGLANDTRWNFIAQQVLFMPYDARKDGAPTPVIGKDNWNGYPLSRQRLVDGIAHRGLTNVVIGSGDLHQHVVGSVPRKAEDVGGPAIATEFLATSISSGGTGGAHYAGESRALDNNPNVSLLNNQRGYQLFTVTPDRWLAEVRVMDQVDRPGGTIATIAKFVVDPKQPGPQPA, encoded by the coding sequence GTGCCTCAGTTCGATCGCCGCAATCTGGTCAAGGCTGGCTTCTCGCTCGCGTTGCTGGGAAGTGCCCCCCGCCTGCTCGCGCGTGCAACGTTCACGCGTGATCCGTTCACGCTCGGCGTCGCCTCGGGGGACCCCTTGCCCGACGGGTTCGTGATCTGGACGCGGCTGGCGCCCGAGCCGCAGACGCCCGATGGCGGCATGCCGGCGCACGATGTCGCGGTCCGCTGGGAAGTCGCCGAAGATCCCGGTTTTCAAAAAATCGTTCGTGCAGGTCCGGCGATGGCCGAGGCCGCGCTGGCACACTCGGTCCATGTCGAGATCGACGGGTTGCGGCCGCATCGCCCCTATTGGTATCGCTTCCTCGTCACGGGTGCCGGATCAAGCCCGATCGGCACCGCGCGCACCGCCCCTGCGGCGGGCGCATCGCTCGACCGGCTGCGGCTGGCGATGCTGGGCTGCCAGGATTTCGAGACGGGGTTCTTCACCGCCTATGCGCATGTCGCGCGCGAGCCCGATCTCGACGCGGTGTTCCATTATGGCGACTATATCTACGAGATGGCCCCGCGCACCGAACCCAGCCCGCGTAAGCACCTCGGCGTCGAGACCTATACGCTGGATCAGTATCGCCGCCGTTACGCTCAGTACAAAGCGGATCCCGACCTCCAGGCGGCACACGCCGCGGTCGCGTTCATCATGTCGTTCGACGATCACGAGATCGACGACAATTGGGCGGGCGAATTCGACAAGGACGGCAACCGGCCCGATGTGTTCGCGCTGCGCAAGGCGGCCGCGATGCAGGCCTGGTACGAACACGTCCCCGTTCGCCGCGCGCAACGCCCCGGGGCGGGGGTTGCCTATCGCCGGCTCGATTACGGCAATCTCGTTCGCATGCACGTGCTCGACACGCGCTCGTTCCGCAGCGATCAGCTCTGCGAGCGTCCTGGTATAGATCGCGCGGAACTCGACGCCTGTATTCCCGTCGATCGGCGAGAGCGTACGATGATGGGGGCAGCGCAGGAGAGTTGGCTGGATCGCGGACTTGCCAACGACACGCGCTGGAACTTCATCGCGCAACAGGTGCTGTTCATGCCGTACGACGCCCGCAAGGACGGCGCCCCCACGCCCGTCATCGGCAAGGACAATTGGAACGGCTATCCGCTGTCGCGCCAACGGCTCGTCGACGGTATCGCCCACCGGGGCCTGACCAACGTCGTGATCGGCAGCGGCGATCTGCACCAGCATGTCGTCGGATCGGTGCCGCGAAAGGCGGAAGATGTGGGCGGGCCGGCGATCGCGACGGAATTTCTGGCGACGTCGATTTCGTCGGGCGGAACGGGCGGTGCGCATTATGCGGGAGAAAGTCGCGCGCTGGACAATAATCCGAACGTCAGCCTGCTCAACAACCAGCGCGGCTACCAGCTCTTCACCGTGACGCCGGATCGCTGGCTCGCCGAAGTGAGGGTCATGGATCAGGTCGATCGGCCGGGTGGCACGATTGCGACGATCGCCAAATTCGTCGTGGATCCCAAGCAGCCTGGTCCGCAACCAGCCTGA